From the genome of Synechococcales cyanobacterium T60_A2020_003:
GTAGCTATCGGGTTTAGCGATCTGAATCATGCGGTTGAGCGCAACACATTTGATGAACAATTCCACGGCTTGATTGTCAAATTGACGTGCACTGAGATTGCCCCCAAAAATAGTCTTAAAGCGGAACATGGTAGTTTCAGCAATCGAACGACGATGATAGC
Proteins encoded in this window:
- a CDS encoding IS5/IS1182 family transposase translates to YHRRSIAETTMFRFKTIFGGNLSARQFDNQAVELFIKCVALNRMIQIAKPDSYKVEA